From Thalassotalea euphylliae, the proteins below share one genomic window:
- a CDS encoding TetR/AcrR family transcriptional regulator, translating into MRDPEQTRQLILEVSGDEIRKNGFQATSLSTILSRCNISKGALYHHFANKHELGYAVVEEVFTPMFLATWEPAVTQADPLEGLCNFFHAAANDMSCEDVVCGCPLNNLCLEMASVDEGFRLRTLMMQQKLNTLISENLRRVSDQLRNDIDYSQVAYFIVSGFNGSTSLSKGTQEKALFQTVMAELCRYIKSLKRSD; encoded by the coding sequence ATGAGAGATCCTGAGCAAACTAGGCAGTTAATACTCGAAGTGAGTGGCGATGAAATTCGCAAAAATGGCTTTCAGGCAACTAGCCTGTCGACCATTTTGTCTCGTTGTAATATCTCGAAAGGCGCGCTTTATCATCACTTTGCCAATAAGCATGAACTAGGGTACGCCGTTGTAGAAGAAGTATTCACGCCAATGTTTTTAGCAACATGGGAACCAGCAGTTACGCAAGCAGACCCACTTGAAGGCTTGTGTAACTTTTTTCATGCCGCAGCAAACGATATGAGTTGTGAAGACGTAGTATGCGGTTGTCCGCTGAATAATTTATGTTTGGAAATGGCCAGTGTCGACGAAGGTTTTCGACTGCGTACCTTAATGATGCAGCAAAAACTCAACACGTTAATTTCTGAAAACTTGCGCCGCGTGAGTGATCAATTGCGCAATGATATTGATTATTCTCAGGTTGCATATTTTATCGTTTCTGGGTTTAACGGCTCAACGAGCCTAAGCAAAGGCACACAAGAAAAAGCACTGTTCCAAACGGTAATGGCGGAGCTTTGTCGTTATATCAAATCGCTAAAGCGCAGCGATTGA
- the glpQ gene encoding glycerophosphodiester phosphodiesterase, translated as MMKNTFLLCSALVVSAVLWGCQTTDNVQPSPKNDKRVSLTRPPVTIIAHRGASGHLPEHTMASKALAYGMGADFIEQDVVMTKDDHLLVHHDLTLDATTNVATVFPDRKRQDGHFYVIDFTLAELKKLHVFERLKSTETTTGTATGTAKYPKRFPTQTGDFRLHTFAEELTLIQALNASHQKNVGIYPEVKSPWFHHQAGKDISSAVLSTLKTYGYTQKADNVYLQSFDANELKRIKHELLPKFGMTISLVQLVAYTDWQETQELVNNQWQNYRYDWMFTRQGVADIAEYADGVGPWFPMLVDDNWQASAFLKAAQQFKLAIHPYTYRIEDTPERFDSYDQWLQFTYAELGIDGFFSDFPAKSRAALTSR; from the coding sequence ATGATGAAAAACACTTTTTTACTATGTTCAGCCCTAGTGGTATCGGCCGTACTTTGGGGCTGCCAAACCACGGATAATGTTCAACCTTCGCCCAAAAATGATAAGCGTGTTTCCTTAACGCGCCCCCCAGTGACCATTATCGCTCATCGCGGTGCCAGTGGTCACCTGCCAGAGCATACGATGGCGAGCAAGGCACTCGCCTATGGCATGGGGGCTGATTTTATTGAGCAAGATGTCGTGATGACGAAAGATGATCACTTGCTGGTGCATCACGATCTGACCCTAGACGCGACAACGAATGTTGCCACGGTTTTTCCAGACAGAAAACGCCAAGATGGGCATTTTTACGTCATAGATTTCACCTTGGCAGAGCTTAAAAAACTACACGTTTTTGAGCGCTTAAAATCCACCGAAACCACAACAGGAACGGCAACTGGAACCGCGAAATACCCCAAGCGTTTTCCTACCCAAACAGGGGACTTTAGATTACACACCTTCGCCGAAGAGCTCACCTTGATCCAAGCGCTAAATGCCAGTCATCAAAAAAATGTGGGGATTTACCCCGAAGTCAAATCTCCCTGGTTTCATCACCAAGCGGGTAAAGACATTAGCTCTGCTGTGTTAAGCACGCTAAAAACTTATGGCTATACGCAAAAGGCCGACAACGTTTACTTACAAAGTTTTGATGCCAATGAATTAAAACGGATCAAACACGAATTACTACCTAAATTTGGCATGACAATTTCACTTGTACAACTTGTTGCCTACACTGACTGGCAGGAAACACAAGAGCTTGTTAATAACCAGTGGCAAAATTACCGCTATGACTGGATGTTCACTCGCCAAGGTGTGGCCGACATAGCTGAATATGCCGATGGCGTTGGCCCTTGGTTTCCCATGCTCGTTGACGATAATTGGCAAGCATCCGCCTTTTTAAAAGCAGCGCAGCAGTTCAAGCTAGCAATTCACCCGTACACTTACCGCATAGAAGATACGCCTGAGCGCTTTGATAGTTATGACCAGTGGCTTCAATTTACTTATGCTGAACTGGGTATTGATGGTTTCTTCTCTGATTTCCCAGCCAAATCGAGAGCGGCATTAACAAGTCGCTAA
- a CDS encoding MlaC/ttg2D family ABC transporter substrate-binding protein, translated as MSKTFTFKVFITIFILIGSVFNAHASTSSPYQTLETTGNSLFTRIAQQQQELTKFPELMRTIVEEELMPHVDYKYAAFRILGKQLKKTTKEERNKFAEAMRHYLIRTYATALANYKNQQVIYEPAKPFKGKRVVAVSTRIVDEGAPEVEIQFKMRRNKKTGQWKAYDMVVEGISLLESKKAELSRKIQQQGLSQVTLELASIAK; from the coding sequence ATGTCTAAGACATTTACGTTCAAGGTATTTATTACCATTTTCATCCTGATTGGTAGTGTGTTTAACGCACACGCCAGCACGTCTTCACCTTACCAAACACTGGAGACAACAGGTAATAGCCTATTTACCCGTATTGCTCAACAGCAACAAGAGCTAACCAAGTTTCCAGAGTTAATGCGCACTATCGTGGAAGAAGAGTTGATGCCGCATGTTGACTACAAATATGCAGCTTTCCGTATTCTGGGTAAGCAACTAAAGAAAACCACGAAGGAAGAGCGCAATAAATTTGCCGAAGCCATGCGTCATTACTTGATCAGAACTTACGCGACAGCGCTAGCTAACTACAAAAACCAGCAAGTTATATACGAGCCAGCCAAGCCATTTAAAGGTAAACGCGTTGTCGCTGTCTCAACACGTATTGTTGATGAAGGTGCGCCAGAAGTTGAAATTCAATTTAAAATGCGCCGCAACAAAAAAACGGGCCAATGGAAAGCTTACGATATGGTAGTGGAAGGCATTTCACTGCTTGAAAGTAAAAAAGCGGAGTTGTCGCGTAAAATCCAGCAACAAGGTTTATCGCAAGTAACACTGGAGCTTGCGTCAATTGCCAAGTAA
- a CDS encoding glycosyltransferase family 25 protein, with protein MSKHSPAPKIYLINLDKSKDRLLNCHTILASQQLSFERIPAVLGDALTTAQKHQHYSETLNNRNYYRPLSNGEVGCYLSHRAAWQKIADGDAPYGIVLEDDIAINGNMHLAIDTLDTLHMDWQVIKLSAYQSRTRPIVFSQPIGNGFDLVIHNKPMTGCAASAITKEAAKKLLAQSTKFGRPVDVDIQHFWESNVEVCSLMPYPISQDMSYQSTITQRKGKAGKRFWQRKIQQLTTYFLNKRHIAQQVAMAKKS; from the coding sequence ATGAGTAAGCATTCACCCGCACCGAAAATCTACTTAATCAACTTAGATAAAAGCAAAGATCGGCTGCTCAATTGCCATACAATATTGGCAAGTCAACAGCTGTCATTTGAACGAATACCCGCCGTACTTGGTGATGCGCTGACAACAGCTCAAAAACACCAGCATTACAGTGAAACGTTAAATAACCGCAATTACTACCGACCGCTGAGTAACGGTGAAGTAGGTTGTTATTTGAGTCACCGAGCAGCATGGCAAAAAATTGCTGATGGCGATGCGCCATACGGCATAGTGCTAGAAGACGATATCGCTATTAACGGTAATATGCATCTGGCTATAGACACCCTAGATACACTGCACATGGACTGGCAGGTCATTAAATTATCAGCCTATCAAAGTAGAACAAGGCCAATTGTCTTTAGTCAGCCTATTGGCAACGGTTTTGATCTGGTGATACACAATAAACCGATGACAGGCTGTGCCGCGTCGGCCATCACCAAAGAAGCAGCTAAAAAATTGCTCGCACAGTCAACGAAATTCGGGCGACCTGTCGATGTTGATATTCAACATTTCTGGGAAAGTAATGTCGAAGTTTGCTCCTTGATGCCCTATCCCATATCGCAAGATATGTCTTACCAAAGCACGATAACACAGCGAAAAGGCAAAGCAGGTAAACGCTTTTGGCAGCGAAAAATACAGCAATTAACCACTTATTTTCTCAATAAAAGACACATCGCTCAGCAAGTTGCTATGGCAAAAAAATCCTGA
- a CDS encoding response regulator transcription factor has translation MSRLTALYLDAEGFEVDVVSDGELAPGIIKNRDPDLVILDLMLPGKSGIEICKEIRGFFSRPILILTAPNDDVTEVSLLKLGADDYLTKPLKPHVLVARIEALLRRSEIGAGTQTSADDSTMPSMPSTPSLIEVIDDKSQVIFKGKRIQLTSAELEMLKILNTNKGRIVSREECCQALRGIEYDFSNRSIDMRISGLRKKLGDEEAPYKIIATIRNKGYKLLHE, from the coding sequence ATCTCAAGGCTCACTGCGCTCTATCTTGATGCCGAGGGCTTCGAAGTAGATGTCGTCAGTGATGGCGAATTGGCACCAGGTATTATTAAAAACCGCGATCCAGACTTGGTTATTTTGGATTTGATGTTGCCGGGGAAAAGTGGCATTGAAATTTGCAAAGAAATAAGAGGTTTTTTTTCACGACCCATCCTTATTCTAACGGCGCCTAATGATGACGTAACTGAGGTGAGCTTGTTGAAGTTGGGCGCTGACGACTACCTAACCAAACCACTTAAACCTCATGTGCTAGTGGCAAGAATAGAGGCGTTATTAAGGCGTTCGGAAATTGGCGCTGGCACTCAAACGAGCGCTGATGATTCGACTATGCCATCCATGCCATCTACGCCATCGCTAATTGAGGTGATTGACGATAAAAGCCAAGTGATTTTCAAAGGAAAGCGCATTCAGTTGACCAGCGCAGAGTTGGAAATGCTGAAAATACTCAACACCAATAAAGGCAGAATTGTTTCTAGAGAGGAGTGTTGCCAGGCACTAAGGGGCATAGAATACGACTTTTCTAACCGGTCTATCGATATGCGAATTTCCGGTTTACGGAAAAAACTGGGTGATGAAGAGGCACCGTACAAAATCATCGCAACCATCCGAAACAAAGGCTATAAGCTCTTACATGAATAG
- a CDS encoding TonB-dependent receptor plug domain-containing protein, producing the protein MTRLNKRRWVTMSSLTFSSVFCISHVQATEISIDPPNKDVEVIEVNGRRNQANTEITENTQKLFNVPSLANDPLSAVFSLPGIVYADGDDGGEPAIRGSSPDDNAFYIDNMPANYIFHLFGDSIFNKNVISDFSLYPAAFGTEFGNATGGIIDVKLRDPRNQDLETTLEASMLKTGFMVEGGITDDQAFYFSYRRSLVHLFVTEGEEDDGETISKQPISDDYQGKYQWLIGKDQKLTFSATGASDEGALTISAQAEETMLNPDAIGEDSLNNRFDQQTLSWQYFADDVSRFEITFGHMTESQKQTFGQGQFIDLSTRRLNLRSKYTYDWRENQQLILGLNIQHSDSDYSYDQIPYFCTDHDADCEEKRGERVQDTDKLTRLDTALYIDNMWKISDDLDLSLGLRAERDDYTDQTFVHPRASLTWYPFDGFAITGKYGTYSRFPDIDKALKKLGNPNLKSPKASHYNLAFSYDINDLWNTQIDFYYKDLDDMALSLDDNHPNAALRYSNDLSGSAKGVEWVINRALYNGWYGWASVSWSNSDRTNDVTNVTTEYYLDTPILANIVAHYQINDAWDVGLKLSVRSGAKYTPITGLRDNPNHPGFFLPNYGALNSSTLPTYYRLDLSANYKTTLFGLDSEINFAVINATNNDNVSGYSYSPRGDDSPTNFTIEKDTGMEMFPSIGLTVKF; encoded by the coding sequence ATGACCAGATTAAATAAGCGACGTTGGGTAACCATGTCTTCACTCACCTTTTCATCCGTTTTTTGCATCAGCCATGTGCAGGCGACTGAAATAAGTATCGATCCCCCTAATAAAGACGTTGAAGTCATAGAAGTTAACGGTCGTCGAAACCAAGCAAATACGGAAATAACTGAAAATACGCAAAAACTTTTTAATGTGCCAAGTCTAGCCAACGATCCATTAAGCGCTGTGTTTAGCCTACCCGGTATTGTCTACGCCGATGGCGATGACGGTGGTGAGCCAGCTATTAGAGGCTCGTCTCCTGACGATAACGCCTTTTACATTGACAATATGCCCGCCAATTATATTTTTCACTTATTTGGCGACAGTATTTTCAACAAAAATGTGATCAGTGATTTTTCACTTTACCCAGCCGCATTCGGCACGGAATTTGGCAATGCAACAGGTGGTATCATCGACGTTAAATTGCGAGACCCAAGAAACCAAGATTTGGAAACTACACTAGAAGCGAGCATGCTGAAAACTGGCTTTATGGTTGAAGGCGGTATTACTGATGATCAAGCCTTCTATTTTTCCTATCGACGTAGCTTAGTGCATTTGTTTGTTACAGAGGGCGAAGAAGATGATGGTGAAACCATTTCCAAACAGCCGATCAGCGATGACTATCAAGGTAAATATCAATGGTTAATTGGCAAGGATCAAAAGCTAACTTTCAGTGCTACTGGCGCCAGTGATGAAGGTGCGCTAACCATTTCGGCGCAGGCTGAAGAAACCATGCTAAACCCAGATGCTATAGGTGAAGACTCCTTGAATAATCGATTTGATCAGCAAACGCTCTCGTGGCAGTACTTTGCTGATGACGTTAGCCGTTTCGAAATTACCTTTGGACACATGACCGAAAGCCAAAAACAAACCTTTGGCCAAGGGCAATTTATTGATTTAAGCACTCGCCGCTTGAACCTGCGCTCAAAATACACTTATGACTGGCGTGAGAATCAGCAACTCATACTAGGGTTAAACATTCAGCATAGCGACAGCGACTACAGCTACGATCAAATTCCTTATTTTTGTACCGATCACGATGCTGATTGTGAAGAGAAAAGAGGCGAACGAGTGCAAGACACGGATAAGTTAACCCGCTTGGATACTGCCCTGTACATTGACAATATGTGGAAAATATCTGACGACCTTGATTTGTCTTTAGGTTTGCGCGCAGAGCGGGATGATTATACCGATCAAACCTTTGTTCACCCCAGAGCCTCATTGACTTGGTACCCGTTTGACGGCTTTGCCATCACCGGAAAATACGGCACTTATAGCCGTTTTCCCGATATTGATAAGGCGCTGAAAAAGCTCGGGAATCCGAATTTAAAATCGCCGAAAGCAAGCCATTACAACCTAGCCTTCTCATACGATATCAATGACCTATGGAATACACAGATAGATTTTTACTACAAAGATCTCGACGATATGGCGTTATCGCTAGATGACAATCACCCGAATGCGGCATTGCGTTACAGTAATGACTTGTCAGGCAGTGCAAAAGGCGTCGAATGGGTGATCAATAGAGCCTTATACAACGGCTGGTACGGTTGGGCGTCAGTCAGTTGGTCAAACAGCGACAGAACGAATGACGTAACCAATGTCACCACAGAATATTACCTAGACACGCCAATTTTGGCGAATATAGTGGCGCATTATCAAATTAATGATGCTTGGGATGTCGGTTTAAAACTGTCGGTACGCAGTGGTGCCAAGTACACCCCTATTACTGGCCTAAGGGATAATCCAAACCACCCTGGGTTCTTTTTGCCTAACTATGGTGCACTAAACTCGAGCACCCTACCCACCTATTACCGCTTAGATTTAAGCGCCAACTACAAAACAACGCTGTTTGGCTTGGATTCTGAAATCAATTTCGCCGTCATTAACGCTACCAACAATGATAATGTTTCTGGTTATTCCTACTCGCCACGAGGCGATGACAGCCCGACAAACTTTACGATTGAAAAGGACACGGGAATGGAGATGTTTCCTTCGATTGGGTTAACCGTCAAGTTCTAG
- a CDS encoding sensor histidine kinase, with translation MNSISTTLFTRLYLSISAAILISTILTLVIIESYDYKQEINDFKEDISYIHKGLMSQIQLGAVSADVTLTVSPYFEDRFSAKVVNIPHTDMGCVQCLVLGQAQRASYYETEQGVRYAAIALNGPNTTLIITEKLEVIMDEEFDLNVEEAAFLLLISLCLVIIATLLYWPVRQLQSDIKALVECFANYGRGNHQLRASDSIPKPLNEIALSFNKMADAIEKNVEERSVFAQAIPHEIRTPLSRIQLASGLIKRSSKEVNTIDLADDIDNYIEDINVFINQMMELMKLTDHGQHFSDDTHQLIELEHFIRSRGEQLNLERKHEMFFEVDNTIKISAYPVHLILLMDNLLKNALAYTANKVGVFATEKDGELFVSVEDDGEGIAVADREKVFIPFNRLDKSRNRKTGGLGLGLAIARASAHKIGGSLRVDESRWGGAKFTFSLKL, from the coding sequence ATGAATAGCATTTCCACGACATTATTTACTCGGCTGTACCTTTCCATCAGTGCAGCAATACTGATAAGTACCATTCTTACCTTAGTCATAATTGAGTCTTATGACTATAAACAAGAGATTAACGACTTTAAAGAAGATATCAGTTATATCCATAAAGGTTTGATGAGCCAAATTCAGTTAGGTGCAGTATCAGCTGATGTTACGTTAACAGTGTCCCCGTATTTTGAAGATAGGTTTTCAGCTAAGGTCGTTAACATACCCCATACCGATATGGGGTGTGTACAATGTCTTGTGTTAGGTCAAGCTCAGAGGGCGTCGTACTACGAAACCGAACAAGGTGTGAGATATGCAGCTATTGCGCTAAATGGGCCAAATACAACGCTTATTATTACCGAAAAGCTAGAGGTCATCATGGATGAAGAGTTTGACCTTAACGTTGAAGAGGCCGCTTTTCTGTTACTGATATCGCTTTGCTTAGTCATTATTGCCACTTTGTTGTACTGGCCGGTTCGACAATTGCAATCAGATATTAAAGCACTGGTGGAATGTTTTGCCAATTACGGCAGAGGCAACCATCAATTAAGAGCAAGTGACAGTATTCCCAAACCGCTTAATGAAATTGCGCTTAGCTTCAATAAAATGGCTGATGCAATAGAAAAAAACGTTGAAGAGCGGAGTGTTTTTGCGCAAGCGATACCACATGAAATACGCACCCCGTTGAGCAGAATACAGCTAGCCTCAGGGCTTATCAAACGAAGCTCTAAAGAGGTTAACACCATAGATTTGGCTGACGATATTGACAACTATATTGAAGATATCAATGTCTTTATCAATCAAATGATGGAATTGATGAAGCTAACGGATCACGGCCAGCACTTTTCAGATGATACTCACCAGCTTATCGAACTTGAACATTTTATTCGCTCAAGAGGGGAGCAGTTAAACCTGGAGCGTAAGCATGAGATGTTTTTTGAGGTAGATAACACCATTAAAATTTCAGCCTATCCCGTGCACTTGATTCTGCTGATGGATAATCTGTTAAAAAATGCGCTTGCCTATACCGCCAACAAGGTCGGCGTATTTGCAACTGAAAAAGACGGAGAGCTTTTCGTGTCAGTAGAAGACGATGGCGAAGGGATCGCAGTTGCAGATCGCGAGAAGGTTTTTATTCCGTTTAATCGGCTAGATAAAAGTCGCAACAGAAAAACCGGAGGCTTAGGCTTAGGGCTAGCGATTGCTAGAGCCTCAGCACACAAAATTGGTGGCAGTTTACGTGTTGATGAATCACGGTGGGGAGGTGCGAAATTTACCTTTTCACTCAAGTTGTAA
- a CDS encoding IS256 family transposase, giving the protein MNKKELEVFAKQAAKSIKTEADLTNFRKMLTKVTVEAALNAELDEHLGYVRHEQSINDNSRNGYSPKTIRTEDGEIDLDTPRDRDSSFEPQLVKKNQTRFTSMDDKILYLYSKGMTTREIVSTFKEMYDADVSPTLISRVTDAVIAQVVEWQARPLDAVYPIVYLDCLVVKIRQDKQVINKAIYLALGVNIEGHKELLGMWISENEGAKFWLNVLTELQNRGVKDILIACVDGLKGFPDAINTVYPDTQIQLCIVHMVRNSLKFVPWKDYKAITADLKRIYQSVTEDEALMALEQFEQRWDSKYPNISRSWRNNWQNVSTIFNYPEDIRKAIYTTNAIESLNSVIRKAIKKRKLFPHDDSAKKVVYLAIEQASKKWTMPIRNWKSALNRFMIEFEDRLKDVI; this is encoded by the coding sequence ATGAACAAGAAAGAACTTGAAGTCTTTGCCAAGCAAGCGGCTAAATCCATCAAAACGGAAGCAGATTTAACGAACTTTCGTAAAATGCTTACCAAGGTAACGGTTGAAGCTGCGCTTAATGCGGAGCTGGATGAACACCTTGGTTATGTTCGTCATGAGCAATCCATCAACGATAATTCACGCAATGGCTATTCGCCCAAAACTATACGAACAGAAGATGGCGAGATTGATTTAGATACACCTCGTGATAGAGATTCTAGTTTTGAGCCTCAACTGGTTAAAAAGAATCAAACCCGCTTTACGTCAATGGATGACAAGATTTTATATCTGTATTCCAAAGGCATGACGACTCGTGAAATCGTGTCCACATTCAAGGAAATGTACGATGCAGATGTTTCACCAACACTGATTTCTCGTGTGACTGATGCGGTTATCGCTCAAGTCGTCGAGTGGCAAGCCAGGCCGCTTGATGCTGTTTACCCAATCGTCTATCTCGACTGCTTGGTTGTAAAAATACGCCAAGATAAGCAAGTCATCAACAAAGCCATTTACTTAGCCTTAGGCGTGAATATCGAAGGCCATAAAGAACTTCTAGGTATGTGGATATCAGAAAACGAAGGCGCGAAGTTCTGGCTTAACGTATTAACGGAGCTTCAAAACCGTGGCGTCAAAGATATCCTTATCGCCTGTGTCGATGGCCTTAAAGGTTTCCCTGATGCAATTAATACCGTTTATCCTGACACACAAATTCAGCTTTGTATTGTTCATATGGTGCGTAATTCATTGAAGTTTGTGCCGTGGAAAGACTACAAAGCCATCACGGCTGATTTAAAGCGCATATACCAATCGGTAACTGAAGATGAAGCCTTAATGGCCTTAGAGCAGTTTGAGCAACGCTGGGACAGTAAATATCCCAATATCTCTCGCTCATGGCGAAATAACTGGCAAAACGTTAGTACCATCTTCAATTACCCTGAAGATATCAGAAAAGCTATTTACACCACCAACGCTATTGAATCGCTGAACTCAGTTATACGTAAAGCCATTAAGAAACGTAAGCTGTTCCCACATGACGATTCGGCGAAAAAGGTGGTTTACTTAGCTATTGAGCAGGCATCTAAAAAATGGACGATGCCGATAAGAAATTGGAAATCGGCCTTAAATCGATTTATGATCGAATTCGAAGACCGATTAAAAGATGTTATTTAA
- a CDS encoding MlaC/ttg2D family ABC transporter substrate-binding protein: protein MNKLVYRLCYVAAMLIAVTSPSVAVEHIDTLTKTKANLSPYQVVEITAKSLFNRLDKNKDNLTKFPELMETIVQEELLPIIDHRYVAYKVLGKHLNKSTKAQRAKFTQAMKHNIVRSYTAILKQYNGQKLVYAQPKLVKNTKLVSVPMTIVEPSKPPIELVFRLRKHKKTGNWLIFDVLA, encoded by the coding sequence ATGAACAAACTTGTCTATCGATTATGTTATGTCGCAGCCATGTTAATCGCTGTCACATCGCCAAGTGTCGCTGTCGAGCATATTGACACGTTAACAAAGACAAAAGCCAACTTATCGCCTTATCAAGTCGTTGAGATTACGGCTAAAAGTCTGTTTAACCGCCTAGACAAAAACAAGGACAACCTGACAAAATTTCCGGAACTGATGGAAACTATTGTGCAAGAGGAATTGTTGCCGATTATCGACCATCGCTATGTTGCCTACAAAGTGCTCGGCAAACACCTCAATAAATCGACAAAAGCACAGCGCGCAAAATTTACGCAAGCGATGAAACACAATATTGTCAGATCCTATACGGCTATTCTAAAGCAATACAATGGTCAAAAACTGGTATACGCTCAACCTAAACTGGTCAAGAACACAAAATTGGTGTCTGTACCGATGACTATAGTCGAACCAAGCAAACCTCCTATCGAACTAGTGTTTAGGCTCAGAAAACACAAAAAGACAGGGAATTGGTTGATATTTGATGTGCTGGCCTAA
- a CDS encoding IS4 family transposase — protein sequence MPVKSLCHNYLKNTLSSFNRARMKTLMLSADALIDSNRLTLTDIGRHLEGKAFSKNKIKRIDRFLNNDHLQRELIDIYRALAKPVISQLPYLVIAVDWSGCCGSNYHLLRASLLVDGRSMTLYNMVVEEKDKETRTTHQLFLSRLSHILAGHAKVYITSDGGFLTPWYAEVLAHGWDFIGRLRGTMKCQLKQQPTQWQTLAQLRKDASCTPKNLGSARLTQHSKTGCQASLHLYQGEHRGRRGKSRFTKDDKMYRNLAHEPWLIATSDAELTSREVINLYAKRMQIEQNFRDDKSEQYGFSWRFSRTMGIKRMSILCLIACVASLVLWLIGFEAERRKWHFRFQANTVRKRRVLSFLSLAKNIVKQCPHQLTKRFIKRSWLNFINDYNKIIIV from the coding sequence ATGCCTGTTAAATCACTATGCCACAACTACCTTAAAAATACCCTCTCTTCCTTCAATCGCGCACGCATGAAAACCTTAATGCTCAGTGCCGATGCGTTAATTGACTCGAATCGGTTAACTCTCACTGATATAGGTCGACACCTCGAAGGAAAAGCGTTCAGTAAAAACAAAATTAAACGAATCGACAGATTTTTAAACAATGACCACTTACAACGAGAGCTTATTGACATTTACCGTGCGCTTGCCAAGCCCGTTATAAGCCAATTGCCATACCTAGTCATTGCTGTCGACTGGAGTGGGTGCTGTGGCTCAAATTATCATTTGTTACGCGCTAGTTTATTGGTCGATGGTCGCTCAATGACGCTCTACAACATGGTTGTTGAAGAAAAGGATAAGGAAACCCGTACCACTCATCAATTGTTTCTCTCACGATTAAGTCACATATTGGCGGGGCATGCGAAAGTGTATATCACATCTGACGGCGGCTTTTTAACACCTTGGTATGCCGAAGTACTTGCCCACGGATGGGATTTTATTGGTCGACTGCGAGGTACAATGAAGTGCCAATTGAAACAGCAGCCAACGCAATGGCAAACCTTAGCGCAGTTAAGAAAGGACGCCAGTTGTACACCTAAAAATTTAGGGAGCGCAAGGTTAACGCAACACAGCAAAACGGGGTGCCAAGCGAGCCTGCACCTTTATCAAGGTGAGCACAGAGGCCGACGCGGGAAAAGCCGCTTTACTAAGGATGATAAAATGTACCGCAACCTTGCTCATGAACCTTGGCTCATCGCGACATCTGATGCCGAGCTAACAAGTCGCGAAGTAATCAATTTGTACGCTAAACGTATGCAAATAGAGCAAAACTTTAGAGATGACAAAAGTGAGCAGTATGGTTTTTCTTGGCGGTTTAGTCGAACGATGGGCATTAAACGGATGAGCATACTGTGCCTTATCGCTTGTGTAGCAAGCTTGGTACTCTGGCTTATTGGCTTTGAAGCAGAAAGAAGAAAATGGCACTTTAGGTTCCAAGCAAATACCGTGAGAAAGCGGCGCGTGCTTTCATTTCTGTCACTCGCCAAAAATATTGTCAAACAATGCCCTCACCAGTTAACAAAGAGGTTTATCAAAAGGAGTTGGTTAAATTTCATTAACGACTACAACAAGATAATCATTGTATGA
- a CDS encoding glycosyltransferase, producing the protein MNAKIPISVFIVTLNEEKNLQRLLMSLREFDEVIVVDSGSSDETVNIAKRFGAKTCYQAWLGYAQQKQFAMSLCKNDWV; encoded by the coding sequence ATGAATGCAAAAATACCCATTAGTGTTTTTATTGTTACGTTGAACGAAGAAAAAAATCTGCAAAGGCTATTAATGTCGCTGCGTGAGTTCGACGAAGTGATTGTCGTAGACAGCGGCAGTAGCGACGAAACAGTGAATATCGCCAAGCGTTTTGGTGCTAAAACCTGCTACCAAGCGTGGTTGGGCTATGCTCAGCAAAAACAGTTTGCGATGTCATTGTGTAAAAATGACTGGGTATAA